The following are from one region of the Jeongeupia sp. USM3 genome:
- the rpoC gene encoding DNA-directed RNA polymerase subunit beta' encodes MKGLLELFKQVAQDEEFDAIKIGLASPEKIRSWSFGEVKKPETINYRTFKPERDGLFCARIFGPIKDYECLCGKYKRLKHRGVICEKCGVEVTLSKVRRERMGHIELASPVAHIWFLKSLPSRLGMVLDIPLRDIERVLYFEAFIVVEPGMTPLNRGQLLTEEDYYNKLDEYGDEFVALMGAEAVRELLKNLDSDNEISKLRSELESTSSDTKIKKIAKRLKVLEAFQKSGIKPEWMVMEVLPVLPPELRPLVPLDGGRFATSDLNDLYRRVINRNNRLKRLLELRAPEIIVRNEKRMLQESVDSLLDNGRRGKAMTGANKRPLKSLADMIKGKGGRFRQNLLGKRVDYSGRSVITVGPYLRLHQCGLPKLMALELFKPFIFHKLEVLGLATTIKAAKKMVESQEAVVWDILEDVIREHPILLNRAPTLHRLGIQAFEPVLIEGKAIQLHPLVCAAFNADFDGDQMAVHVPLSLEAQMEARTLMLASNNVLSPANGEPIIVPSQDIVLGLYYMTRDAVRAKGEGMAFTDVKEALRAYANKFVTLQTRVSVRLNEWVKDENGEWQVKSVRRNTTVGRAILSEILPKGLDFSHIDKALKKKEIGKLINASFRSCGLKDTVVFADQLMYTGFAYSTRGGISICVDDMLVPAAKAELLAAANAEVRDVEQQYNSGLVTQGERYNKVVDIWGRAGEDIAKAMMANLGKQPVLDADGKIVKDENGKDLMQDSFNSIYMMADSGARGSAAQIRQLAGMRGLMAKPDGSIIETPIKANFREGLTVLDYFISTHGARKGLADTALKTANSGYLTRRLVDVTQDLVVIEDDCYTKNGVTMKAVVQGGDVIEALRDRILGRVAAIDIVDPSSQETVFEAGTLLTEDIVDRIDEIGVDEVKVRTPLTCETRYGLCASCYGRDLGRGHRVNAGEAVGVIAAQSIGEPGTQLTMRTFHIGGAASRAAAASQVESKSNGRIAFTSTMRYVANNKGELIVITRSAEVLVLDDQGRERERHKVPYGATLAVKDGDTIKAGTVLGTWDPHTRPIITEYEGQVRFENVEEGMTVVKQVDDVTGLSTLVVINPKTKAGAKGVRPLVKLLDEQGKEVKLAGTDTPVTIGFQPGAIITVKDGQSVGKGDVLARIPQESAKTRDITGGLPRVAELFEARSPKDAGMLAEVTGTVSFGKDTKGKQRLIITDLEGLGHEYLIPKEKHVMVHDGQVVNRGETIVDGPIDPHDILRLQGIEALARYVVQEVQEVYRLQGVKINDKHIEVIVRQMLRRVVITSNGDTGFIPGEQVERAEVLTKNDEMVAAGKQPAGYDNVLLGITKASLSTDSFISAASFQETTRVLTEAAIMGKVDDLRGLKENVIVGRLIPAGTGLAYHRSRKRQAQGLDQAFEALEAAQSEETL; translated from the coding sequence ATGAAAGGCTTACTCGAACTCTTCAAGCAGGTCGCGCAAGACGAAGAATTTGACGCGATCAAGATCGGGCTCGCATCGCCCGAGAAGATTCGTTCGTGGTCGTTCGGCGAAGTGAAGAAGCCGGAAACGATCAACTACCGCACGTTCAAGCCGGAACGCGACGGTCTGTTCTGCGCGCGCATTTTCGGGCCGATCAAGGACTACGAATGCCTGTGCGGCAAGTACAAGCGCCTCAAGCATCGCGGCGTGATCTGCGAAAAGTGCGGCGTTGAAGTCACGCTGTCCAAAGTGCGTCGCGAGCGCATGGGCCACATCGAACTGGCGTCGCCGGTTGCGCACATCTGGTTCCTGAAGTCGCTGCCGTCGCGTCTGGGCATGGTGCTCGACATCCCGCTGCGCGACATCGAACGCGTGCTGTACTTCGAAGCCTTCATCGTGGTCGAGCCTGGCATGACCCCGCTGAACCGCGGCCAGCTGCTGACCGAAGAAGACTATTACAACAAGCTCGACGAATACGGCGACGAGTTCGTAGCGCTGATGGGCGCCGAGGCCGTGCGCGAGCTGCTGAAGAACCTCGACAGCGACAACGAAATCAGCAAGCTGCGTTCGGAGCTCGAGTCGACCTCGTCCGACACCAAGATCAAGAAGATCGCCAAGCGCCTGAAGGTGCTCGAGGCCTTCCAGAAGTCCGGCATCAAGCCGGAATGGATGGTCATGGAAGTGCTGCCGGTGCTGCCGCCGGAACTGCGTCCGCTGGTGCCGCTGGACGGTGGCCGTTTCGCCACGTCGGACCTGAACGACCTGTATCGTCGCGTCATCAACCGGAACAACCGTCTCAAGCGTCTGCTCGAGCTGCGCGCGCCGGAAATCATTGTCCGCAACGAAAAGCGCATGCTGCAGGAGTCGGTCGACTCGCTGCTGGACAACGGCCGTCGCGGCAAGGCGATGACCGGTGCCAACAAGCGTCCGCTGAAATCGCTCGCCGACATGATCAAGGGCAAGGGCGGTCGTTTCCGTCAGAACTTGCTGGGTAAGCGCGTCGACTACTCGGGTCGTTCGGTCATTACCGTCGGTCCTTACCTGCGTCTGCATCAGTGCGGCCTGCCGAAGCTGATGGCGCTGGAGCTGTTCAAGCCGTTCATCTTCCACAAGCTCGAAGTGCTGGGCCTCGCGACCACGATCAAGGCCGCGAAGAAGATGGTTGAATCGCAGGAAGCCGTCGTCTGGGACATCCTCGAAGACGTGATCCGCGAACATCCGATCCTCCTGAACCGTGCGCCGACGCTGCACCGTCTGGGCATCCAGGCGTTCGAGCCGGTGCTGATCGAAGGCAAGGCGATCCAGCTGCACCCGCTGGTCTGCGCGGCGTTCAACGCCGACTTCGACGGTGACCAGATGGCCGTTCACGTGCCGCTGTCGCTCGAAGCGCAGATGGAAGCCCGCACGCTGATGCTGGCGTCGAACAACGTGCTGTCGCCGGCCAACGGCGAGCCGATCATCGTGCCGTCGCAGGATATCGTCCTGGGTCTGTACTACATGACCCGTGACGCCGTGCGCGCCAAGGGCGAAGGCATGGCGTTCACCGACGTCAAGGAAGCGCTGCGCGCCTACGCCAACAAGTTCGTCACGCTGCAGACGCGCGTCTCGGTCCGCCTGAACGAGTGGGTCAAGGACGAGAACGGCGAGTGGCAGGTCAAGTCGGTGCGTCGCAACACCACCGTCGGCCGCGCGATCCTGTCGGAAATCCTGCCCAAGGGCCTCGACTTCAGCCACATCGACAAGGCGCTGAAGAAGAAGGAAATCGGCAAGCTGATCAACGCCTCGTTCCGCAGCTGCGGCCTGAAGGACACTGTCGTGTTCGCCGACCAGCTGATGTACACCGGTTTTGCCTACTCGACCCGCGGCGGGATCTCGATCTGCGTCGACGACATGCTGGTGCCGGCTGCCAAGGCCGAACTGCTGGCTGCCGCCAACGCCGAAGTGCGCGACGTCGAACAGCAGTACAACTCGGGTCTGGTGACCCAGGGCGAACGCTACAACAAGGTCGTCGACATCTGGGGCCGTGCCGGTGAAGACATCGCCAAGGCGATGATGGCCAACCTCGGCAAGCAGCCGGTGCTCGACGCCGACGGCAAGATCGTCAAGGACGAGAATGGCAAGGACCTGATGCAGGACTCGTTCAACTCGATCTACATGATGGCCGACTCGGGCGCGCGGGGTTCCGCAGCGCAGATCCGTCAGCTCGCCGGTATGCGGGGCCTGATGGCCAAGCCGGACGGCTCGATCATCGAGACGCCGATCAAGGCGAACTTCCGCGAAGGCCTGACCGTTCTCGACTACTTCATCTCGACCCACGGTGCCCGTAAGGGTCTGGCGGATACGGCGCTGAAGACCGCGAACTCGGGTTACCTGACCCGCCGTCTGGTCGATGTGACGCAGGATCTGGTCGTGATCGAGGACGATTGCTATACCAAGAACGGCGTGACCATGAAGGCCGTGGTGCAGGGCGGTGACGTGATCGAAGCGCTGCGCGACCGGATTCTCGGCCGTGTTGCCGCGATCGACATCGTCGATCCGAGCAGCCAGGAGACCGTGTTCGAAGCCGGCACGCTGCTGACCGAAGACATTGTCGACCGCATCGACGAGATCGGTGTCGACGAGGTCAAGGTGCGTACGCCGCTGACGTGCGAAACCCGCTACGGCCTGTGCGCATCGTGCTACGGCCGCGACCTCGGCCGCGGTCACCGCGTCAACGCCGGCGAAGCTGTCGGCGTGATCGCCGCACAGTCGATCGGCGAGCCGGGTACCCAGCTGACGATGCGTACCTTCCACATCGGTGGTGCCGCGTCGCGAGCCGCCGCTGCGAGCCAGGTCGAATCGAAGTCGAACGGCCGCATCGCGTTCACCTCGACGATGCGCTACGTCGCCAACAACAAGGGCGAGCTGATCGTCATCACCCGCTCGGCCGAAGTGCTGGTGCTCGACGACCAGGGCCGCGAGCGCGAGCGCCACAAGGTGCCGTACGGTGCGACGCTGGCCGTCAAGGACGGCGACACCATCAAGGCCGGTACCGTGCTGGGTACGTGGGATCCGCACACCCGCCCGATCATCACCGAGTACGAAGGCCAGGTGCGCTTCGAGAACGTCGAGGAAGGCATGACCGTCGTCAAGCAGGTCGACGACGTGACCGGCCTGTCGACCCTCGTCGTGATCAACCCGAAGACCAAGGCCGGCGCCAAGGGCGTCCGTCCGCTGGTGAAGCTGCTCGACGAACAGGGCAAGGAAGTGAAGCTGGCCGGCACCGATACGCCGGTCACCATCGGCTTCCAGCCGGGTGCGATCATTACCGTCAAGGACGGCCAGTCGGTCGGCAAGGGCGACGTGCTGGCGCGGATTCCGCAGGAATCGGCCAAGACCCGCGACATTACCGGTGGTCTGCCGCGCGTGGCCGAGCTGTTCGAAGCCCGTTCGCCGAAGGATGCCGGCATGCTGGCCGAGGTGACCGGTACCGTGTCGTTCGGCAAGGACACCAAGGGCAAGCAGCGCCTGATCATCACCGATCTGGAAGGACTGGGTCACGAGTATCTGATCCCGAAGGAAAAGCACGTGATGGTCCACGACGGCCAGGTCGTCAACCGCGGCGAAACCATCGTCGACGGCCCGATCGATCCGCACGACATCCTGCGTCTGCAGGGCATCGAAGCGCTGGCGCGCTACGTCGTCCAGGAAGTTCAGGAGGTCTACCGTCTGCAGGGCGTGAAGATCAACGACAAGCACATCGAGGTGATCGTTCGCCAGATGCTGCGTCGCGTAGTCATCACCAGCAACGGCGACACCGGCTTCATTCCGGGCGAACAGGTCGAGCGTGCCGAAGTGCTGACGAAGAATGACGAAATGGTCGCCGCCGGCAAGCAGCCGGCCGGTTACGACAACGTGCTGCTCGGCATCACCAAGGCCTCGCTGTCGACCGACTCGTTCATCTCGGCCGCGTCGTTCCAGGAAACCACGCGCGTTCTGACCGAAGCCGCCATCATGGGTAAGGTCGACGATCTGCGCGGTCTGAAGGAAAACGTCATCGTCGGCCGTCTGATCCCGGCCGGCACTGGTCTGGCGTATCACCGTTCGCGCAAGCGTCAGGCCCAGGGTCTGGACCAGGCGTTCGAGGCACTCGAAGCCGCGCAGAGCGAGGAAACGCTCTGA
- the rpsL gene encoding 30S ribosomal protein S12 produces the protein MPTINQLVRKGREKEVVKSKVPALESCPQKRGVCTRVYTTTPKKPNSALRKVCKVRLTNGFEVISYIGGEGHNLQEHSVVLIRGGRVKDLPGVRYHTVRGSLDTAGVKDRKQSRSKYGAKRPK, from the coding sequence ATGCCAACCATCAACCAGCTGGTCCGCAAGGGCCGCGAGAAGGAAGTGGTGAAGAGCAAGGTTCCCGCGCTCGAATCCTGCCCTCAAAAACGTGGCGTGTGCACTCGCGTGTACACCACCACCCCGAAGAAGCCGAACTCCGCGCTGCGTAAAGTGTGCAAGGTTCGCCTGACCAACGGTTTCGAAGTCATTTCGTACATCGGCGGTGAAGGCCACAACCTGCAGGAACACAGCGTTGTGCTGATCCGCGGCGGTCGTGTGAAGGACTTGCCGGGTGTGCGTTACCACACCGTGCGCGGTTCGCTTGACACCGCAGGCGTCAAGGATCGCAAGCAGTCGCGCTCGAAGTACGGCGCGAAGCGTCCGAAGTAA
- the rpsG gene encoding 30S ribosomal protein S7, which yields MPRRREVPKRDVLPDPKFGSQELTKFMNVVMIDGKKAVAERIVYGAFEQIEKKTGKSALEVFTTAIGNAKPIVEVKSRRVGGANYQVPVEVRPSRRLALAMRWLRDAARKRGEKSMDLRLAGELLDAAEGRGGAMKKRDEVHRMAEANKAFAHFRF from the coding sequence ATGCCAAGACGCAGAGAAGTACCGAAGCGCGACGTCCTGCCGGATCCGAAGTTCGGTTCGCAGGAGCTGACCAAGTTCATGAACGTGGTCATGATCGACGGCAAGAAGGCCGTTGCAGAACGTATCGTTTACGGTGCATTCGAACAAATCGAAAAGAAGACCGGCAAGAGCGCGCTCGAAGTGTTCACGACCGCCATCGGCAACGCCAAGCCGATCGTCGAAGTGAAGAGCCGCCGTGTCGGTGGCGCTAACTACCAGGTTCCGGTCGAAGTCCGCCCCAGCCGTCGTTTGGCATTGGCGATGCGCTGGCTGCGTGATGCCGCCCGCAAGCGTGGTGAGAAGTCGATGGATCTGCGTCTGGCCGGTGAGCTGCTCGATGCGGCCGAAGGTCGTGGCGGCGCAATGAAGAAGCGTGACGAAGTGCACCGCATGGCCGAAGCCAACAAGGCCTTTGCTCACTTCCGCTTCTAA
- the fusA gene encoding elongation factor G → MARTTPIERYRNIGISAHIDAGKTTTTERILFYTGVNHKIGEVHDGAATMDWMEQEQERGITITSAATTTFWKGMGLQFPEHRFNIIDTPGHVDFTIEVERSMRVLDGACMVYCAVGGVQPQSETVWRQANKYKVPRLAFVNKMDRQGANFFRVVEQMKTRLKANPVPVVVPIGAEDNFQGVVDLLKMQAIFWDEASQGMKFEYRDIPDDLKAVAQEWREKMVESAAEASEELMNKYLEEGDLTEDEIKGAIRQRTLACEIQPMLCGTAFKNKGVQRMLDAVIEFLPSPVDIPPVAGTDDKEQPTSREASDSAPFSSLAFKLMNDPYVGQLTFFRVYSGVVKQGDSVLNSVKDKKERIGRIVQMHANDRKEIDEVHAGDIAAAIGLKDVTTGETLCALDAPIILERMVFPEPVIHVAVEPKTKADQEKMGVALNRLAKEDPSFRVRTDEESGQTIISGMGELHLEILVDRMRREFGVEANVGAPQVAYRETITRIAEDVEGKHAKQSGGKGQYGHCVITVEPAGEGNGYSFVDEIKGGVIPREFIPSVDKGIQGTLKAGVLAGFPVVDVKVRLTFGSYHDVDSSQIAFELAGSIAFKEAMRRAGAVILEPMMAVEIETPEEYMGDIMGDLSSRRGIIQGMDDNPAGGKMIKVEVPLSEMFGYSTTLRSMSQGRATYSMEFKHYSQAPKHVADAIQANKK, encoded by the coding sequence GTGGCACGTACTACCCCCATTGAGCGCTACCGTAATATCGGTATCTCCGCTCACATCGACGCCGGTAAAACGACGACGACCGAACGCATCCTGTTCTACACCGGTGTCAACCACAAGATCGGTGAAGTGCATGACGGCGCTGCCACCATGGACTGGATGGAGCAGGAGCAGGAACGCGGGATCACCATTACCTCGGCGGCTACCACGACCTTCTGGAAGGGCATGGGCCTGCAGTTCCCGGAACACCGCTTCAACATCATCGACACCCCGGGGCACGTCGACTTCACGATTGAAGTCGAGCGCTCGATGCGTGTGCTTGACGGCGCGTGCATGGTGTACTGCGCGGTCGGTGGCGTTCAGCCACAGTCGGAAACCGTCTGGCGTCAGGCCAACAAGTACAAGGTTCCGCGTCTGGCCTTCGTGAACAAGATGGACCGTCAGGGTGCCAACTTCTTCCGCGTCGTCGAGCAGATGAAGACCCGTCTGAAGGCGAATCCGGTGCCGGTCGTTGTGCCTATCGGCGCAGAAGACAACTTCCAGGGCGTCGTCGACCTCCTGAAGATGCAGGCCATCTTCTGGGACGAAGCGTCGCAGGGTATGAAGTTCGAATATCGCGACATCCCGGACGACCTGAAGGCCGTTGCCCAGGAATGGCGCGAGAAGATGGTCGAATCCGCTGCGGAAGCGTCGGAAGAGCTGATGAACAAGTACCTCGAAGAGGGTGACCTCACCGAGGACGAGATCAAGGGCGCCATCCGTCAGCGTACGCTGGCGTGCGAAATCCAGCCGATGCTGTGCGGTACCGCGTTCAAGAACAAGGGCGTGCAGCGCATGCTCGACGCCGTCATCGAGTTCCTGCCGTCGCCGGTCGACATCCCGCCGGTTGCAGGTACCGACGACAAGGAGCAGCCGACCTCGCGCGAGGCTTCGGACAGCGCGCCGTTCTCGTCACTCGCGTTCAAGCTGATGAACGACCCGTACGTCGGCCAGCTGACCTTCTTCCGCGTCTACTCGGGCGTCGTGAAGCAGGGCGACTCGGTGCTGAACTCGGTCAAGGACAAGAAGGAACGGATCGGCCGTATCGTGCAGATGCACGCCAACGACCGTAAGGAAATCGACGAGGTTCACGCGGGTGACATCGCTGCTGCGATCGGCCTGAAGGACGTGACCACCGGCGAAACCCTGTGTGCCCTTGATGCGCCGATCATCCTCGAGCGCATGGTCTTCCCGGAGCCGGTGATTCACGTTGCCGTCGAACCGAAGACCAAGGCCGACCAGGAAAAGATGGGCGTTGCCCTGAACCGCCTGGCCAAGGAAGACCCGTCGTTCCGCGTGCGTACCGATGAAGAGTCGGGCCAGACCATCATTTCGGGTATGGGCGAACTGCACTTGGAAATTCTGGTCGACCGCATGCGTCGCGAATTCGGTGTCGAAGCCAACGTCGGCGCCCCGCAAGTGGCTTACCGTGAAACCATCACCCGCATCGCGGAAGATGTCGAAGGCAAGCACGCCAAGCAGTCGGGCGGCAAGGGCCAGTACGGTCATTGCGTGATCACCGTTGAGCCGGCAGGCGAGGGCAATGGCTACTCGTTCGTCGACGAAATCAAGGGTGGCGTGATTCCGCGCGAATTCATCCCGTCGGTCGACAAGGGCATCCAGGGTACGCTGAAGGCTGGCGTGCTCGCGGGCTTCCCGGTCGTTGACGTCAAGGTTCGCCTGACCTTCGGCTCGTACCACGACGTCGACTCGTCGCAGATCGCGTTCGAACTCGCCGGCTCCATCGCTTTCAAGGAAGCGATGCGCCGTGCAGGTGCGGTGATTCTCGAGCCGATGATGGCCGTCGAAATCGAAACGCCGGAAGAGTACATGGGCGACATCATGGGCGACCTGTCGTCCCGTCGCGGTATCATCCAGGGTATGGATGACAACCCGGCCGGCGGCAAGATGATCAAGGTCGAAGTGCCGTTGTCGGAAATGTTCGGTTACTCGACCACGCTGCGCTCGATGTCGCAGGGTCGTGCTACGTACTCGATGGAGTTCAAGCACTACTCGCAAGCGCCGAAGCACGTGGCCGACGCGATCCAGGCTAACAAGAAGTAA
- the tuf gene encoding elongation factor Tu — protein sequence MAKGKFERTKPHVNVGTIGHVDHGKTTLTAAITTILSKKFGGEAKDYSQIDSAPEEKARGITINTAHVEYETEARHYAHVDCPGHADYVKNMITGAAQMDGAILVCSAADGPMPQTREHILLSRQVGVPYIIVFLNKADLVDDAELLELVEMEVRELLSKYDFPGDDCPIITGSARLALEGDQSEYGEPAIFRLADALDSYIPTPERAVDGAFLMPVEDVFSISGRGTVVTGRVERGIVKVGEEIEIVGIRPTVKTTCTGVEMFRKLLDQGQAGDNIGALLRGTKREDVERGQVLAKPGSITPHTKFEGSVYVLSKEEGGRHTPFFNGYRPQFYFRTTDVTGAVELPAGIEMVMPGDNVEVVVSLIAPIAMEQGLRFAIREGGRTVGAGVVAKIIE from the coding sequence ATGGCTAAGGGTAAGTTTGAACGTACGAAGCCGCACGTCAACGTCGGCACCATCGGTCACGTTGACCATGGCAAGACCACGCTGACCGCAGCGATCACCACCATCCTGTCGAAGAAGTTTGGCGGCGAAGCCAAAGACTACTCGCAGATCGACAGCGCGCCGGAAGAAAAGGCCCGCGGTATCACGATCAACACCGCGCACGTCGAATACGAAACCGAAGCACGTCACTACGCACACGTCGACTGCCCGGGTCACGCCGACTACGTCAAGAACATGATCACCGGTGCTGCGCAGATGGACGGCGCGATCCTGGTCTGCTCGGCCGCTGACGGCCCGATGCCGCAAACCCGTGAACACATCCTGCTGTCGCGCCAGGTTGGCGTGCCGTACATCATCGTCTTCCTGAACAAGGCCGACCTGGTGGACGACGCCGAGCTGCTCGAGCTGGTGGAGATGGAAGTTCGCGAACTGCTGTCGAAGTACGACTTCCCGGGCGACGACTGCCCGATCATCACCGGTTCGGCCCGTCTGGCGCTGGAAGGTGACCAATCGGAATACGGCGAGCCGGCCATCTTCCGTCTGGCCGACGCACTGGATTCGTACATCCCGACGCCGGAACGTGCCGTCGACGGTGCCTTCCTGATGCCGGTTGAAGACGTGTTCTCGATCTCGGGTCGCGGTACCGTCGTGACCGGTCGTGTCGAGCGCGGCATCGTCAAGGTTGGCGAAGAAATCGAAATCGTCGGTATCCGTCCGACCGTCAAGACCACCTGCACCGGCGTGGAAATGTTCCGCAAGCTGCTGGACCAGGGTCAAGCCGGCGACAACATCGGTGCGCTGCTGCGCGGCACTAAGCGTGAAGACGTCGAGCGTGGCCAGGTGCTGGCCAAGCCGGGTTCGATCACCCCGCACACCAAGTTCGAAGGTTCGGTCTACGTGCTGAGCAAGGAAGAGGGCGGTCGTCACACCCCGTTCTTCAACGGCTACCGTCCGCAGTTCTACTTCCGTACCACCGACGTGACCGGTGCGGTCGAGCTGCCGGCAGGTATCGAAATGGTGATGCCGGGCGACAACGTTGAAGTCGTCGTGTCGCTGATCGCGCCGATCGCCATGGAACAAGGTCTGCGTTTCGCCATCCGTGAAGGCGGTCGTACCGTCGGCGCCGGTGTTGTTGCCAAGATCATCGAGTAA
- the rpsJ gene encoding 30S ribosomal protein S10 produces the protein MQSQKIRIRLKAFDYALIDRSAQEIVDTAKRTGAVVKGPVPLPTKIERFDVLRSPHVNKTSRDQFEIRTHLRLMDIVDPTDKTVDALMKLDLPAGVDVEIKLQ, from the coding sequence ATGCAAAGCCAAAAAATCCGTATCCGCCTGAAGGCTTTCGACTACGCGTTGATCGACCGCTCGGCCCAGGAAATCGTTGACACCGCCAAGCGTACCGGCGCCGTGGTCAAGGGCCCGGTTCCGCTGCCGACCAAGATCGAGCGTTTCGACGTGCTGCGTTCGCCGCACGTGAACAAGACCTCGCGCGATCAGTTCGAAATCCGCACCCACCTGCGCCTGATGGACATCGTCGATCCGACCGACAAGACCGTTGACGCGCTGATGAAGCTGGATCTGCCGGCTGGCGTCGACGTCGAAATCAAGCTGCAGTAA
- the rplC gene encoding 50S ribosomal protein L3 produces MSLGLVGRKVGMTRVFAEDGASIPVTVLDMSANRVTQIKSVEADGYAAVQVTFGAKKASRVNKAEAGHFAKAGVEAGLGLVEFRVAAEKLSELKAGDSLSVELFAAGQLVDVTGTSQGKGFSGVIKRHNFSSNRASHGNSRSHNTPGSIGQAQDPGRIFPGKRMAGQLGNVKSTVQNLEVVRIDAERQLLLVKGAVPGSKGNDVVVRPSVKAGA; encoded by the coding sequence ATGAGCTTAGGTCTTGTCGGTCGCAAAGTCGGCATGACCCGCGTCTTTGCCGAGGATGGTGCATCCATTCCGGTGACGGTGCTGGACATGTCCGCAAATCGCGTCACGCAAATCAAGTCCGTGGAAGCCGACGGCTACGCAGCCGTTCAGGTGACCTTTGGTGCCAAGAAGGCCAGTCGCGTCAACAAGGCGGAAGCCGGTCACTTTGCCAAGGCGGGTGTCGAAGCAGGTCTGGGGCTCGTCGAGTTCCGCGTCGCTGCCGAGAAGCTGTCCGAGCTGAAGGCTGGTGATTCGCTGTCGGTCGAGCTGTTTGCCGCTGGTCAACTGGTTGATGTCACCGGTACCTCGCAAGGTAAGGGTTTCTCGGGCGTCATCAAGCGTCACAACTTCAGTTCCAACCGCGCATCGCACGGTAACTCGCGTTCGCACAACACGCCGGGTTCGATTGGTCAGGCACAGGATCCGGGTCGTATTTTCCCGGGTAAGCGCATGGCGGGTCAGCTGGGTAACGTCAAGTCGACGGTCCAGAATCTGGAAGTCGTGCGTATCGATGCCGAGCGTCAACTGCTGCTGGTCAAGGGCGCTGTCCCTGGCTCCAAGGGCAATGACGTGGTCGTTCGTCCGAGTGTGAAGGCGGGTGCGTAA
- the rplD gene encoding 50S ribosomal protein L4, with the protein MELKVINANGEAQAAVAASDVLFARDFNEALVHQVVTAYFANARSGNRAQLGRDAVHHSTKKPFKQKGTGRARAGMTSSPLWRGGGRAFPNSPDENFSQKVNRKMYRAGIATILSQLVREDRLIVVDSLSLEAPKTKALVQKLNALNLDSVLFITKELDENLYLASRNLPHVLVVEPSQADPVSLVRFKKVVLTRDALAAFEEMFA; encoded by the coding sequence ATGGAACTTAAAGTCATCAATGCTAACGGCGAAGCGCAAGCCGCTGTCGCCGCATCGGATGTGCTGTTTGCCCGTGATTTCAACGAAGCGCTGGTTCACCAGGTTGTGACCGCGTACTTCGCGAATGCACGTAGCGGCAACCGCGCCCAGCTGGGTCGCGATGCAGTGCATCACTCCACCAAGAAGCCGTTCAAGCAAAAAGGTACCGGTCGTGCCCGTGCGGGTATGACTTCGTCGCCGTTGTGGCGTGGTGGTGGCCGGGCGTTCCCGAACAGCCCGGATGAGAACTTCAGCCAGAAGGTTAACCGCAAGATGTACCGCGCCGGTATTGCGACCATTCTGTCGCAACTGGTTCGCGAAGACCGTCTGATCGTGGTTGACTCGCTGTCGCTGGAAGCCCCGAAGACCAAGGCCCTGGTGCAAAAGCTGAACGCGCTGAATCTCGATTCCGTGCTGTTCATCACCAAGGAACTGGACGAGAACCTGTACCTTGCTTCGCGCAACCTGCCGCACGTGCTCGTCGTCGAGCCGAGCCAGGCTGACCCGGTGAGCCTGGTGCGCTTCAAGAAAGTCGTGCTGACCCGTGATGCGCTGGCCGCTTTTGAGGAGATGTTCGCATGA
- the rplW gene encoding 50S ribosomal protein L23, whose protein sequence is MTQFTENRLLQVLLAPVVSEKTTLVAEKNEQVVFRVSTDATKAEIKAAVELLFKVKVEGVSVINVKGKGKRFGRFVGRRKDWKKAYVSLAAGQELDLAAAQ, encoded by the coding sequence ATGACGCAATTCACCGAAAATCGTCTGCTGCAAGTGCTGCTGGCGCCGGTCGTGTCGGAAAAGACCACTCTCGTTGCTGAAAAGAACGAGCAGGTCGTGTTCCGCGTATCGACCGATGCGACCAAGGCCGAGATCAAGGCGGCTGTCGAGCTGCTGTTCAAGGTCAAGGTTGAAGGCGTGTCCGTGATCAACGTGAAGGGCAAGGGCAAGCGCTTTGGCCGTTTCGTGGGTCGCCGCAAGGACTGGAAAAAAGCTTACGTTAGCCTCGCGGCCGGTCAGGAACTTGACCTCGCGGCTGCGCAATAA